From Serinicoccus profundi, the proteins below share one genomic window:
- a CDS encoding alpha/beta hydrolase, whose product MADSTFTLTTPDGTAVHVSRWMPTGEPRAVVLVAHGMVEHAARYDHLARLLTSHGYAVYAPDHRGHGHTVTSGSGMLGHLGDEGGFAAVVDDLLALSEQIRAELPGVPLVLLGHSMGSFLARAYAARYGDRLAALVLSGTAGRPGPLAWLGLQVASLEARVRGPQAPSRLMTALTMGPYNAKFRPNRTRSDWLSRDPEQVDAYEADELSGAVASAGFYRDLFTGLRWVSEPAVAAQMPKDLPVHLVAGEVDPVGGAVGTDDVAAMFRDVGMQDVSVRIWPGARHEVFNETNREEVETEFVAWLDARFPR is encoded by the coding sequence ATGGCCGACTCGACCTTCACCCTGACCACTCCGGACGGCACCGCGGTCCACGTCAGCCGATGGATGCCGACGGGCGAGCCCCGCGCGGTCGTCCTCGTCGCGCACGGCATGGTCGAGCACGCCGCGCGCTACGACCACCTCGCCCGCCTCCTCACCAGCCACGGGTATGCCGTGTACGCACCCGACCACCGGGGGCACGGGCATACCGTGACGAGCGGGAGCGGGATGCTCGGCCACCTCGGCGACGAGGGCGGATTCGCAGCGGTCGTCGACGACCTGCTGGCCCTGAGCGAGCAGATCCGGGCCGAGCTGCCCGGCGTCCCGCTGGTGCTCCTCGGCCACAGCATGGGGTCGTTCCTGGCGCGGGCCTATGCCGCCCGCTACGGCGACCGCCTCGCCGCCCTGGTGCTCTCCGGCACCGCGGGCCGCCCTGGCCCGCTCGCGTGGCTGGGGCTGCAGGTGGCCTCGCTGGAGGCGCGGGTGCGGGGGCCGCAGGCGCCGAGCCGGCTCATGACGGCCCTGACGATGGGGCCCTACAACGCGAAGTTCCGGCCCAACCGCACCCGCTCCGACTGGCTGTCGCGGGACCCGGAGCAGGTCGACGCCTACGAGGCGGACGAGCTCTCCGGGGCGGTCGCCTCGGCCGGCTTCTACCGCGATCTGTTCACCGGGCTGCGGTGGGTCAGCGAGCCGGCTGTCGCCGCGCAGATGCCCAAGGACCTGCCGGTGCACCTCGTCGCGGGTGAGGTGGACCCGGTCGGCGGGGCGGTCGGCACTGACGACGTCGCGGCGATGTTCCGCGACGTCGGGATGCAGGACGTCAGCGTGCGGATCTGGCCCGGTGCGCGGCACGAGGTCTTCAACGAGACCAACCGCGAGGAGGTCGAGACCGAGTTCGTCGCCTGGCTCGACGCCCGGTTCCCGCGCTGA
- a CDS encoding ribonucleotide-diphosphate reductase subunit beta, with protein sequence MTDTLDTRTSILGTGIQEGLLLKPVTYPWAMELYDQAVANTWFPHEVQLGEDLGDFERMSEDERHALTFLMSYFNPNELLVNKALAFGVYPYVNAAECHLYLAKQMWEEANHCMAFEYVLETFPIDRESAYNSHVEVPSMAAKEEFEVRFIRRMTEQTLDIGTTEGKQDFVRNLVAYNVILEGIWFYSGFMVALSFRQRNLLRNFGSLIDWIVRDESLHLKFGINLILTVLDENPDVATPEFAEEIRGMVLHAVELEEAYNREMLPTGILGLNADYINTYVKYLADRRLEELGFEPEYGVANPAKWMATANDTLQLVNFFESINTSYEVNARADS encoded by the coding sequence ATGACCGACACCCTCGACACCCGCACCAGCATCCTCGGCACCGGCATCCAGGAAGGCCTGCTGCTCAAGCCGGTGACCTACCCCTGGGCGATGGAGCTCTACGACCAGGCCGTGGCCAACACGTGGTTCCCCCACGAGGTGCAGCTCGGCGAGGACCTCGGCGACTTCGAGCGGATGAGCGAGGACGAGCGGCACGCGCTGACCTTCCTCATGTCCTACTTCAACCCCAACGAGCTGCTCGTCAACAAGGCGCTCGCGTTCGGCGTCTACCCCTATGTCAACGCCGCCGAGTGCCACCTCTACCTCGCCAAACAGATGTGGGAAGAGGCCAACCACTGCATGGCCTTTGAGTATGTCCTGGAGACCTTCCCCATCGACCGCGAGTCCGCCTACAACTCGCACGTCGAGGTGCCCTCGATGGCCGCGAAGGAGGAGTTCGAGGTCCGCTTCATCCGGCGGATGACCGAGCAGACGCTCGACATCGGCACGACGGAGGGCAAGCAGGACTTCGTGCGCAACCTCGTGGCCTACAACGTCATCCTCGAAGGCATCTGGTTCTACTCCGGCTTCATGGTCGCGCTGAGCTTCCGGCAGCGCAACCTGCTGCGCAACTTCGGCTCGCTCATCGACTGGATCGTGCGCGACGAGAGCCTGCACCTGAAGTTCGGGATCAACCTCATCCTCACGGTGCTGGACGAGAATCCCGACGTCGCGACCCCGGAGTTCGCGGAGGAGATCCGCGGCATGGTGCTCCACGCCGTCGAGCTGGAGGAGGCATACAACCGCGAGATGCTGCCGACCGGCATCCTCGGGCTCAACGCCGACTACATCAACACCTACGTGAAGTACCTCGCCGACCGGCGGCTCGAGGAGCTCGGGTTCGAGCCGGAGTATGGCGTCGCGAACCCGGCCAAGTGGATGGCGACCGCCAACGACACCCTCCAGCTCGTCAACTTCTTCGAGTCGATCAACACCTCCTACGAGGTGAACGCCCGCGCCGACTCCTGA
- a CDS encoding DUF6541 family protein, translating into MTDGVGWGSVVPGILGLAILWVLPGYAVLRGLGARGLLALGAGPAVTTGLAGVLAIAYALVGVPWSLLTFGLGALLAVVVGALIGAVLGTTRHPSGVTVAGERALRHTERGWLSLTWLLGGGVLAAAMMTGMGRADQPPQAWDAVFHLNALWFVRETGDASSLGGLAPMYAGNAEPFYPAVWHSLVAIAPGFSGVTEAANASSLVLGSVIWIAGLVALARVVWPARALPTILVPVLAATYVTFPAIAVSMLAVWPFALSTACVPGTIALLIAAVRGVLSWRMHLALGIGLAWAVAGVVLAHASGLFSLALLALPLLTVLLARQLRRQFRLGRRASAVGAGVLWVVLVAGATAFLLTFPPVLAIMDYRRGGQDSYLPGMGSLAIDHPLIYVYKITSVNLVTTLLVWLGVVLAIRWRHARWLVVSLLAAVVLTLLAAGPPDQPLRVLAGFWYTQASRINQLLLIPAILLAAGAGGWLVGRLSRSLRLRVEWVAAGLVVALVVLTSGLRWTSQVQVMASTYTTSPIAWGTILEPEEIAMIDRAAQTLPEDAVVLGEPVAGSPYLLHRAGIDVVFPQLSPIPGSPARDVVLDRFDGWASDPEVCEAVRELGVTHVYADSLTFEDPANAKWEETSPGLRNLDPDGGHGSGADLLGRAGTEATEEAEEIEASEASEAAWTLLDEGGHASLWEFTGCA; encoded by the coding sequence ATGACCGACGGCGTGGGCTGGGGCTCGGTCGTGCCCGGGATCCTCGGGCTGGCGATCCTCTGGGTGCTGCCGGGGTATGCCGTGCTCCGCGGCCTGGGTGCGCGGGGTCTCCTCGCGCTCGGCGCGGGTCCGGCGGTCACCACCGGGCTGGCCGGGGTGCTGGCCATCGCCTACGCCCTCGTGGGGGTGCCGTGGAGCCTGCTGACCTTCGGTCTGGGGGCGCTCCTCGCCGTGGTGGTGGGCGCGCTGATCGGGGCCGTGCTCGGCACCACCCGGCACCCGTCCGGGGTGACCGTCGCGGGGGAGCGGGCGCTGCGGCATACCGAACGCGGGTGGTTGTCCCTCACCTGGCTGCTCGGCGGTGGTGTCCTCGCGGCCGCGATGATGACGGGGATGGGGCGGGCCGACCAGCCGCCGCAGGCGTGGGACGCCGTCTTCCACCTCAACGCGCTGTGGTTCGTGCGGGAGACGGGCGACGCCAGCTCGTTGGGCGGCCTGGCCCCGATGTACGCCGGTAACGCCGAGCCGTTCTACCCCGCGGTCTGGCACTCGCTCGTGGCGATCGCCCCGGGTTTCTCCGGCGTCACCGAGGCGGCCAACGCCTCCTCGCTCGTCCTCGGCTCGGTCATCTGGATCGCCGGGCTGGTCGCGCTCGCGCGCGTCGTGTGGCCGGCCCGGGCCCTGCCGACGATCCTCGTGCCGGTCCTCGCGGCGACCTACGTCACCTTCCCGGCGATCGCGGTGTCGATGCTGGCGGTCTGGCCCTTCGCCCTCTCCACCGCCTGTGTGCCGGGCACCATCGCGCTGCTCATCGCGGCCGTCCGCGGCGTGCTGTCCTGGCGGATGCACCTCGCGCTCGGGATCGGCCTGGCCTGGGCCGTCGCCGGGGTGGTCCTCGCGCACGCCTCGGGCCTGTTCAGCCTCGCCCTGCTCGCGCTCCCGCTGCTCACCGTGCTGCTCGCCCGCCAGCTGCGTCGGCAGTTCCGCCTCGGTCGTCGGGCGAGCGCCGTGGGCGCCGGGGTGCTCTGGGTGGTCCTCGTCGCCGGCGCCACCGCCTTCCTGCTCACCTTCCCCCCGGTGCTGGCGATCATGGACTACCGGCGCGGCGGGCAGGACTCCTACCTCCCGGGGATGGGCTCGCTGGCCATCGACCACCCGCTCATCTACGTCTACAAGATCACCTCGGTCAACCTCGTCACCACCCTGCTCGTCTGGCTCGGGGTCGTCCTCGCGATCCGGTGGCGGCACGCGCGCTGGCTCGTGGTGTCGCTGCTGGCCGCCGTGGTTCTCACGCTGCTCGCGGCCGGCCCGCCGGACCAGCCGCTGCGGGTGCTCGCCGGGTTCTGGTACACCCAGGCCTCCCGGATCAACCAGCTCCTGCTCATCCCGGCCATCCTGCTCGCCGCCGGTGCCGGGGGGTGGCTCGTCGGGCGGCTCTCGCGCTCCCTGCGGCTGCGGGTGGAGTGGGTCGCCGCCGGGCTCGTCGTCGCCCTCGTCGTCCTGACCTCGGGGCTGCGGTGGACGAGCCAGGTGCAGGTCATGGCCTCGACCTACACCACCTCTCCCATCGCCTGGGGGACGATCCTGGAGCCCGAGGAGATCGCCATGATCGACCGGGCGGCGCAGACGTTGCCCGAGGACGCCGTGGTGCTGGGCGAGCCGGTCGCGGGCTCGCCCTACCTGCTCCACCGAGCCGGTATCGACGTCGTCTTCCCCCAGCTCAGCCCGATCCCGGGCAGCCCGGCACGCGATGTCGTGCTCGACCGCTTCGATGGGTGGGCGAGCGACCCGGAGGTGTGCGAGGCGGTGCGCGAGCTCGGGGTCACGCACGTGTATGCCGACTCCCTCACCTTCGAGGACCCCGCCAACGCCAAGTGGGAGGAGACCTCCCCCGGCCTGCGCAACCTCGACCCCGACGGTGGCCACGGCAGCGGCGCCGACCTCTTGGGCCGTGCCGGCACCGAGGCCACCGAGGAGGCCGAGGAGATCGAGGCGTCCGAGGCGTCGGAAGCTGCGTGGACGCTCCTCGACGAGGGCGGCCACGCCTCCCTGTGGGAGTTCACCGGCTGCGCCTGA
- the wecB gene encoding non-hydrolyzing UDP-N-acetylglucosamine 2-epimerase: protein MKILSVVGARPQFVKLAPIAHECAARGVEHVIVHTGQHYDPMLSDVFFTDLGIPDPDVHLGVGSGTHGVQTGSILGAMDDVLAEHRPDWVLVYGDTNSTLAGALSAVKLHVPVAHLEAGLRSFNRRMPEEHNRVLTDHAADLLLAPTEVARDHLASEGLGARTVVVGDVMIDVLYRVRDEMVDADAVLEELGMPPGGYSVATIHRAENTDDPARLGAIITALQEVDHPVVLLAHPRLRAKAAEHGLDLQGGSLTTRDPLAYPRLVGAVSRARGVITDSGGLQKEAFALRTPCTTVRTETEWVETVELGWNVLVEPGPAVREAASRPAPEPTDAAPYGDGHAASAVLDALLAPR from the coding sequence GTGAAGATCCTCTCCGTCGTCGGGGCCCGCCCGCAGTTCGTCAAGCTCGCCCCGATCGCGCACGAGTGCGCCGCCCGCGGGGTCGAGCACGTCATCGTGCACACGGGCCAGCACTACGACCCGATGCTCTCCGACGTCTTCTTCACCGACCTCGGGATCCCCGACCCGGACGTGCACCTCGGCGTCGGCTCGGGCACCCACGGCGTGCAGACCGGGTCGATCCTCGGGGCGATGGACGACGTGCTCGCCGAGCACCGGCCGGACTGGGTTCTGGTCTACGGCGACACCAACTCGACGCTGGCTGGTGCCCTGTCCGCGGTGAAGCTGCACGTGCCCGTCGCGCACCTGGAGGCCGGCCTGCGCTCCTTCAACCGGCGGATGCCCGAGGAGCACAACCGGGTCCTCACCGACCACGCGGCCGACCTGCTCCTCGCCCCCACCGAGGTGGCGCGCGACCACCTGGCCTCCGAGGGGCTGGGGGCGCGGACGGTCGTCGTCGGAGACGTGATGATCGACGTGCTCTACCGTGTCCGCGACGAGATGGTCGATGCCGACGCGGTCCTGGAGGAGCTGGGTATGCCGCCGGGCGGCTACTCCGTCGCCACGATCCACCGTGCGGAGAACACCGACGACCCGGCCCGGCTGGGCGCCATCATCACCGCGCTGCAGGAGGTCGACCACCCGGTGGTCCTGCTCGCCCACCCGCGTCTGCGGGCCAAGGCCGCCGAGCACGGGCTGGACCTGCAGGGCGGTTCGCTCACCACCCGCGACCCGCTGGCCTACCCGCGCCTCGTCGGGGCGGTGAGTCGGGCCCGCGGCGTGATCACCGACTCCGGCGGCCTCCAGAAGGAGGCCTTCGCGCTGCGCACCCCGTGCACCACCGTGCGCACCGAGACCGAGTGGGTCGAGACCGTGGAGCTGGGCTGGAACGTCCTGGTCGAGCCGGGCCCCGCGGTCCGTGAGGCTGCCTCCCGCCCGGCCCCCGAGCCGACCGACGCCGCGCCCTACGGCGACGGCCACGCCGCATCGGCCGTGCTGGACGCCCTGCTCGCCCCGCGCTGA
- a CDS encoding glycosyltransferase, protein MRVLVVTTWLPTAVSASTGAFVARDIAAIAARHEVVVLHLVAPHLADADPADADADADADVRQAPGVLHGIPVQQLVMDVRRPDHLARAARRVVQLERGADLVHTMAISALLPLASRRPVRPWVHTEHWSGLGAPETLTAPLRLARQAVRPLLSRPDVVAVVGPDLAREVRGLRRGPVRVVPNIVTAPHPVRPRHEPGVGLRDRGPLRLVGVGGLIPRKDPVSAVRAAAELRSRGIDARLTWVGEGVLREEVEREALAHGVPLELLGSLPPEQVQEVVGTADVFLLPTRAETFCLAAAEALAAGRPVVVSDVAGPREFVRAPSGALVHPGAPAAAWADAVETVWADSAGLGAQQIAAPMVEGFGERAYADRIEAVYAEARAGASTRATGVGRSSSEVSEGEGASPGGQPQRSGTRPLVDVVIAVHSTRRQVARAVRSVLDGSGEVPVRVSVVAHNLPHDAVRDLLPADLREDRRVRVLEVSDGIPSPSGPFNAGLEASSAPWVAIMGSDDTLAPGALAGWLAAAQDRDPRDPVVVLPPVRLAGRPVPTPPSRPARRRGATDLMRDRLSYRSAPLGLISRGALGLPGARLHPGARVGEDLPMMTALYAGAEVLLATGAPAYLVHDDAPDRITADPRPIREQLLTADVLWDLPWMSRLTDAQWRAVATKVLRIQVFGAVLTRPEPAWWTTAERAELARVTRRVLAEAPGCEAPLSLADHDLLRAALDPTSPAQELLRLARARRRHGAPRTLLPGSWRHALDPEAPLRFMPASLWASLRR, encoded by the coding sequence ATGCGCGTCCTGGTCGTGACCACCTGGCTCCCGACCGCGGTGTCTGCCTCCACGGGTGCCTTCGTGGCGCGGGACATCGCCGCGATCGCCGCCCGCCACGAGGTCGTCGTCCTCCACCTCGTGGCCCCGCACCTGGCCGACGCCGACCCGGCTGACGCCGACGCCGACGCCGACGCAGACGTGCGGCAGGCTCCGGGAGTGCTGCACGGCATACCCGTCCAGCAGCTGGTCATGGACGTGCGTCGTCCCGACCACCTGGCCCGTGCTGCGCGTCGCGTGGTGCAGCTGGAGCGCGGCGCCGACCTCGTCCACACCATGGCGATCTCGGCGCTCCTGCCGCTCGCGTCCCGGCGACCCGTCCGGCCCTGGGTGCACACCGAGCACTGGTCGGGCCTGGGGGCGCCCGAGACCCTGACCGCACCGCTGCGTCTGGCCAGGCAGGCGGTGCGACCGCTGCTCTCGCGCCCCGACGTGGTGGCTGTCGTCGGCCCCGACCTGGCGCGGGAGGTGCGCGGGCTGCGCCGTGGCCCGGTGCGGGTCGTGCCCAACATCGTCACCGCTCCCCACCCGGTGAGGCCACGTCACGAGCCGGGGGTCGGTCTGCGGGACCGCGGTCCGCTGCGGCTGGTCGGGGTCGGCGGACTCATCCCGCGCAAGGATCCGGTCAGCGCCGTGCGGGCGGCCGCCGAGCTGCGTTCCCGTGGCATCGACGCGCGGCTGACCTGGGTGGGCGAGGGGGTGCTGCGTGAGGAGGTCGAGCGTGAGGCCCTCGCGCACGGCGTGCCCCTGGAGCTGCTCGGCTCGCTGCCGCCCGAGCAGGTGCAGGAGGTCGTGGGCACGGCCGACGTGTTCCTCCTGCCGACGCGGGCCGAGACCTTCTGCCTCGCGGCCGCCGAAGCGCTCGCCGCCGGGCGGCCGGTCGTCGTAAGCGACGTCGCCGGACCCCGCGAGTTCGTCCGTGCCCCCAGCGGTGCCCTGGTGCATCCCGGCGCCCCCGCCGCCGCCTGGGCCGACGCCGTGGAGACGGTCTGGGCCGACAGCGCGGGGCTGGGCGCGCAGCAGATCGCGGCGCCGATGGTCGAGGGGTTCGGGGAGCGCGCGTATGCCGACCGCATCGAGGCGGTCTACGCCGAGGCCCGGGCGGGCGCATCGACCAGAGCCACAGGTGTCGGGCGATCATCGAGCGAGGTGTCCGAGGGGGAGGGGGCGTCGCCCGGAGGCCAGCCGCAGAGGAGTGGGACCCGGCCGCTCGTCGATGTCGTCATCGCCGTGCACTCGACGCGTCGCCAGGTCGCGCGCGCGGTGCGCTCGGTGCTCGACGGGTCGGGTGAGGTGCCCGTGCGGGTCAGCGTGGTCGCGCACAACCTGCCCCACGACGCGGTGCGCGACCTGCTGCCGGCCGACCTGCGCGAGGACCGGCGGGTGCGGGTGCTCGAGGTGAGCGACGGCATACCGAGCCCGAGCGGCCCCTTCAACGCCGGCCTCGAGGCGAGCAGCGCGCCGTGGGTGGCGATCATGGGCTCCGACGACACCCTCGCCCCCGGTGCGCTCGCCGGGTGGCTGGCCGCCGCGCAGGACCGCGACCCCCGCGACCCCGTCGTCGTGCTGCCGCCGGTGCGCCTGGCCGGGCGCCCCGTGCCCACCCCGCCGTCCAGACCGGCGCGTCGGCGCGGCGCCACCGATCTCATGCGCGACCGGCTGAGCTACCGGTCGGCGCCGCTGGGGCTCATCTCCCGCGGCGCGCTGGGTCTGCCCGGCGCCCGGCTGCACCCCGGCGCGCGGGTGGGGGAGGACCTGCCGATGATGACCGCGCTCTACGCCGGGGCCGAGGTGCTCCTCGCCACGGGAGCCCCGGCATACCTCGTCCACGACGACGCCCCCGACCGCATCACCGCCGACCCGCGGCCGATCCGCGAGCAGCTCCTCACCGCCGACGTGCTCTGGGACCTCCCGTGGATGTCGCGGCTCACCGACGCGCAGTGGCGGGCCGTCGCCACCAAGGTGTTGCGGATCCAGGTCTTTGGTGCGGTCCTCACCCGCCCCGAGCCCGCCTGGTGGACGACCGCTGAGCGGGCGGAGCTGGCGCGAGTGACCCGCCGGGTGCTGGCAGAGGCGCCCGGGTGCGAGGCGCCTCTGAGCCTCGCCGACCACGACCTGCTGCGCGCGGCGCTGGACCCGACCTCGCCGGCGCAGGAGCTGCTGCGCCTGGCCCGGGCCCGTCGGCGCCACGGCGCGCCCCGCACGCTGCTCCCCGGCTCCTGGCGGCACGCGCTGGACCCCGAGGCCCCGCTGCGGTTCATGCCCGCCTCGCTCTGGGCCTCCTTGCGGCGCTGA
- a CDS encoding nucleotide sugar dehydrogenase has translation MKIAVVAMGKIGLPLAVQFADADPAHEVVGVDVDAATVEAINAGREPFSGEAHLADKLAALVPAGRLRATTDYADAIPGADAVVVVVPLFVDEATGAPDFGWMDAATASLAPHLTPGTLVSYETTLPVGTTRERWKPMIEELSGLRESAEGGFHLVFSPERVLTGRVFADLRRYPKLVGGLSEAGTARAVAFYESVLTFDEREDLPRPNGVWDLGSAEAAEMAKLAETTYRDVNIGLANQFARFADTVGIDVHKVIEACNSQPYSHIHQPGIAVGGHCIPVYPRLYLSTDADATVVRTAREANAAMPEYAVARAEALLGSLEGLRVVVLGASYRGKVKETAFSGIFATVEALRARGAHVLVHDPMYSATELAAFGWEPYAWAAGEPGDPVDVAIVQADHPEYAQLAASDLPGLRVLLDGRRVTDATRFTGVPRLTIGGGEQPAS, from the coding sequence ATGAAGATCGCGGTCGTCGCGATGGGCAAGATCGGGCTGCCGCTGGCGGTGCAGTTCGCGGATGCCGACCCCGCTCACGAGGTCGTGGGGGTCGACGTCGACGCCGCGACGGTCGAGGCCATCAACGCCGGCCGTGAGCCCTTCTCCGGGGAGGCGCACCTGGCCGACAAGCTCGCCGCGCTCGTCCCGGCGGGGCGGCTGCGCGCCACCACCGACTACGCCGACGCGATCCCCGGCGCGGACGCGGTCGTCGTCGTCGTGCCGCTCTTCGTCGACGAGGCCACCGGTGCCCCCGACTTCGGCTGGATGGACGCCGCGACGGCCAGCCTGGCGCCACACCTCACCCCGGGCACCCTCGTGTCCTACGAGACGACGCTGCCGGTCGGGACCACCCGAGAGCGGTGGAAGCCGATGATCGAGGAGCTCTCCGGCCTGCGCGAGTCGGCCGAGGGCGGTTTCCATCTGGTCTTCTCCCCGGAGCGGGTGCTCACCGGGCGGGTCTTCGCCGACCTGCGCCGCTACCCCAAGCTCGTCGGGGGGTTGAGCGAGGCGGGCACCGCCCGCGCCGTGGCGTTCTACGAGTCGGTCCTCACCTTCGACGAGCGCGAGGACCTGCCGCGCCCCAACGGCGTCTGGGACCTCGGCAGCGCCGAGGCCGCCGAGATGGCCAAGCTCGCCGAGACGACCTACCGCGATGTCAACATCGGCCTGGCCAACCAGTTCGCGCGCTTCGCCGACACCGTCGGCATCGACGTCCACAAGGTCATCGAGGCCTGCAACTCCCAGCCCTACAGCCACATCCACCAGCCCGGCATCGCCGTCGGTGGCCACTGCATCCCGGTCTACCCCCGCCTCTACCTCTCGACCGACGCCGACGCGACGGTCGTGCGCACCGCCCGGGAGGCCAACGCCGCGATGCCGGAGTATGCCGTCGCCCGCGCGGAGGCGCTGCTCGGCTCGCTGGAGGGGCTGCGGGTCGTGGTGCTCGGCGCGTCCTATCGCGGCAAGGTCAAGGAGACCGCCTTCTCCGGGATCTTCGCGACCGTCGAGGCGCTGCGCGCCCGCGGCGCGCACGTGCTCGTCCACGACCCGATGTACTCCGCCACCGAGCTCGCCGCCTTCGGCTGGGAGCCCTACGCCTGGGCCGCCGGGGAGCCGGGCGACCCCGTCGATGTCGCGATCGTCCAGGCCGACCACCCCGAGTACGCCCAGCTCGCCGCGAGCGACCTGCCCGGCCTGCGCGTCCTGCTCGACGGGCGGCGCGTCACCGACGCCACCCGCTTCACGGGGGTGCCCCGCCTCACCATCGGCGGGGGCGAGCAGCCGGCCTCATGA